In Diabrotica undecimpunctata isolate CICGRU chromosome 9, icDiaUnde3, whole genome shotgun sequence, the DNA window acaaacgaaaaagaggaaggccacaaatgagatggtcagatgacttgaagaaacacacaggcccgaagtggatacaaactgcatacaatagagagacgttgaagaaggaagaggaggcctatgtcgaAAATTGGACAGCAaaggctgtatagatagataaaGTAAATAATTGAGTGGAAAGACCAAAACAATCCTAGttaacataaaattttttatCAGAACAATTGTCATCTGTAATGTTATCCCCTctaagaaaagataaaaaagaaagaaaaaatgtagAATCAATGCAAAATCACAAAAGATATGAAAATCCTATGAATAGACATAGAATATATCCATTTTTCATTTGATCCTGTTGTGCAAAACTCACAATAGCTGAAGATAAAAACAGTGAATTATAGAAAAACCAAACCAAGAAAGAAggtaccaaataaaattataatgaaCCCAATGATCCCACTAAAAAAGCCACAAACCCAATAACACAATCTTGTCATATAAAAAGTGTAGGTATGTTaaagtgaaataaaaatatatttttaagtcagtttgtaaaaaataatattgaaaacatGTATAACACGTCCTTCATCCGCATAATTCTTTTATTtgcataacaaaaattttaactctGACTTCAATGATTATCAAGATGCTCATCTTTCCCCCATGCCAGCAAGCAATGGCTTTGTACTTTGTTGTAGTGTGTAGGAGGTCGTTTCGCGGCAATTTCAGTGCGCATGTGTgcataaaataaattgttttaaaatttacttgcaaAAATCAAACATAATTTgtttattagaaatataataaataacaaaatccAAGAGTAATGTCTAAAAATATATACTTGTTCATATTTTCGATATCATTACACCTAATTTTTATATAtacgaaattatttttttaaaatacgcTATATTATTCAAATCTTTTgattaataacataaaaaattacagcgaaaacatttttttaaaaacaagatATCCGAAGCCTATCAAAAATAAAATGGAAGCGCCTGACCGTAGGAATACAGCATACCTACTACACAATGGATGAGAATACTTTCGAATGTATTTACACAGAAACGAATAACTTTTCAGAAAAACACAAACGACAAGAAATATTCCCCAATGTATAAGCAATATTTTTCTCAATAGAAGTTTTGTATGTCGCCTCTCCATTgctgtaaaaaacattaatttatatgCCAACATATCTACGTTAAGTCGATGAAGTACACTCTGATCGTCAAACAACGAACTCATTTTTCGGAAAAAAGTCTTAAAGTAATAAGAAAATTGGGGAGAAAAACTCCTACGAAAATCAGAAATAATTTTTTACACCGATTTTGTTCATACCATTTTTCGTTTGGAGTTGTAGTTTCAGAGAAAAATCCAAATTAAATCTCACGTATAAGTACATATAGCAATACAGCGTCGTTCAGCCATTGTTTATACGTATAGCCGAAATGAATATGGCACCAAGAGTAAAATGCCTGTTTTTGACTGTTAACCCATGAAAATCCATTAAGAAAAAATGttcagaaaaaaattacaaactaaGTTTTATCAATTTTGCTATCTCTAATataaaacttaaagaaaaaacaCCACTTACCGGCAATTTCTTTGCGAAGATCTTCCTTTGAGATGTCTGCCATGTTGCTAGAGAGAGAACAGTAATCGtaataaaagatggagaaacAAGTTCAATCTACGAATGTGGCTTGGCGACTGGGCGGGCTGGCGAACTGGGGAAACGGGGCAAATTTTGAAGCTAATGCCCCAACGCTAATTTTGTCTATCTTTTGCGAGCTCTACCAGTattaaaaagaattttatttaaattagatttaatacaattttaaaatttttatttccactGGAATTATCATTAaaggttaatttaaaatttatcgataaataatgtaatttatttatattgagaATTTTAGAACTCAGTATTGAccttatatattataaaaaaaattaatactttgtaaattattttttattacctaCAATAATCAAATTGATTATTTTAAAACTGAACTTTCACAGCTGTCAAGATATTCGACAAACAGATGGCgccaaatattttaattagaaaatCGGTAATGCCTAATATGTTATAACCAATAATTTAAATAAGCTGCAGATGCAAGGACTCTAACAAATGGCCATATCGCCGACACAacaacaattatttttatatgttgaaGAAAATAAACGAAATTTTGATGTAGATAGATTTCTAACCCCTAGATTTAGACAACCAAGACTTCATCATCCaaattttgaattgttttattgaacattttatttattattttcaattaaattatcattattataaatatttatactaCATTAGAGAAGTTTAAAGAATATATACCGTAAGTAAATAAAGTCTCAAATATATAAAAACCATATGGCGCCAAACTTTAAAAACGAATTGGAAGATATAGTCAAAAAACGACGAAAAACTGTTGACTCTTTACATAAATACCAAAGGAGAAGACGAGACTTAGGAAAAGGAAAACAATTAAAACGAGAGCTAAAATTCTGAATATAAAGTAGTACAATACACATGGTACATGGTACAATGAACAAAATACACAATACCCATAAAGGGTTGTCGAGCGGTAGGGTCAATTTTTGTGTTACCCGAGTATTTTTTATATCCCAACCTAAATAATAGAAATGGACTAAATTTCTAATAACGTTAAACTCACCCCATAATTTGTTCTACTTACATTTCTGTGGCCTATTTTGACTGGTAATTTCAATTTAATTAATCCTTATCTTTCACTGACCCAACCTAATTTGGCAACGTTGTTGTGGTTGTATTATCAGTAtcagcaaagaatatagacgcttatagaagaattgttcactgttatttttgaaagtTAGCAAAAAGTGGGATATAGATAAAGAAAAGTGGGACGAGTGGAACGCACGTGTTGCACGtggtaccactaaggagcggtcATGTCAGCTGTGGCTCTACcattgcttctaaaatatgaaagagtggggcaataaatgcaactttagatatttttatatgtagatgccgcgtggtcgcagaataggattaaatttttgcgttttataaaattttttaaagaaaataatattattttaccttttaataaattaatctttttagaaaaattattatgattcaaagttttaattgaaatatgtacaaatcttaagtataaatcagtttaagactatattgtaataatttcaccaatattcattcattgtgaaaattatgttttagatactactagttgttattttaaaacaagattaaatagtactcatacagcgtaaaaactttcacatataggtactattcattaaaatgtactgttaaagtttattttgttatttcaaaaataaatcaggaatgctttttgttgttattgaaaaattatggatgaaatggaagtttggaagttttggcgaaatggaaaatttcataatttagtaaaaagtttcattgaatactttttttttaaattgaaattttttaaaaatgtttcgttaatttctgggcagaaaaacagtataataaaaagttatgtgacggtttttcgttgtgttggaacaaaccaatttttaattcaaagttatacaattaaaaaaataaatactttgaatattgtaaatatcatacatttttgttttaaaattaaaaatttaaattgacaataaagattttattgtgaaaaaacaaaaaaaaaggcaacaaaaaaaaagtttgcaaatcaatggcatcgaaatttgtttcggcgtagatgcaaagttacccgttcgtactcctttcccacttccccctaactacatatttcattatgaaattttcatgatagttttaagccgacggccacggcaccacgctgtgagtttatgcagccaccctcttaaaccgtaaccaaatcgcccatttgaactgctcttctataagcgtctatattctttggtatcaGCATATCAGCACACATAACCTATGATTTATATTTTTCATACTGCaaatcatatttttaattttaagcttataaaaTGCATTCGGTAATATCTGTGTTAAGTAGAATCAAAAATATTGTTCCCGAGCTTCAAAATGCTTTACCCAATTTGACATTTCACGAAGTCTCGAATGCAGGTAAcatttttgagttttttatttgattctgtaagtatcaaattttcttaatatttacTTCATATACTTAATTTGTGATTAATATAGATCTAGAGTATACGTATATAGAGTACCTACAAGCTGTATTAAGTTAGAAAGGTACTGTGGACAAGGGTAACTATTTTACACTAATTATACAAAAACGGGCATGTAATAAAGCAAAGTAGCTCAAGAAGACCAATTCCACacagttattttataaaattgcttGATGTTCTgattttttctatttgttatcTTCTTTTTCAAAGACTGTTGCTCTCTTCCGCTTCTCCTTAGGTAATAATGATTATGGTAAAGTGGTTTAATCCttgttatttgtataattttgttCTTTGCTTTGGTCAATAACGTGTGTCTTTATTGTGTGAAAACAAAGAGAGAATGTGTGAACCattaaagaaaaactaaatgATGCTGTGTTATAGTTTTCGATAATTATTCAGTAAAATGTTTGAAAGATCtcaaaatattgttctgaagctattttcttgtggcattttaaattaattgctatttaaatgggaataagccacattaaaggttaaaatacgtttattgacgtttcaatttccacttcggaaatcgttctcaaaatacaaacattagtaaattaaacaaattttgtttttgttgcttagtgaacaattcttctaataatttgattttatctgactcatctatattgacaattcagacatacattatacattttaaagtagacaactttaaaatgatattgccaatattgttgagttgcattCTCAAAAAAAAGATCTAAAAAATGTGAAGATGACAAAGACAAAACTTTATCATCTATATACTAAGTAATCTCTAAGATTTGATCCAAAATGACTATAAAACGGTGGAATAAAAACAcaaaactttaaaaatcaaaatttataagAATTTACAGACTCGAGAGAAAACTGTGATACATCTACTGGAAGGTATCACAGCAAAGAAAAAAGTCATTTAAATGGGAGATATAAAGGCTgttaaaaattactttaaaagcTAGACATTCATTCAATTTTTTTATGCCAAATTTTATCAAATTATACAAATGTACAATTCATCCATTATTTTCAAACTGAGATATATATTTTCTGTTTAGACATATTTTTAATTGAACTTTCACACAAAGTACTGGAAAACTGTTATTCTTTTTAGATTATTACTTCCGAATTTGTATATTCATAAAACTACTTATGTAGAAATTGAATCATTTTAATCTTCCTTCATGCatttatctttaatttaactCTTAATTAAGTCATTCATATATTCAAGCAGTCTCATTTTTTAAATTGGTAGtgtttgcttgaaattttgaagTGCCAGTGTTGAATGCCTTGAAGACTGGCACTCAGtgctatgtatttttttttagttatttatgtGCACCACAAGTTAACTTTGTAACAAGTTACGAATTGTAGCAAGCCATATATCTACTCATTTCTCATAATATGGCCCAGATATTCTCATGTGCACTCTTTGATTGTATGAACAATCACATTCCTTCCCCATTCTACTTATAACTTCAACATTAGTCACTTGGTCCAACCAGAAATTCCACTACAGTTCACCCACAGCCTCTACTTTGTACAAGGTAGTTCAACATACTCTGAGGATGGAGACTTGTTGGCTGTGGATGGTTCTGAGGTAAATCATGGCTTCTATCATTCATTTAATCTTTATAAATGCTGAGCTTGCCTTGTCTATCAGATGTTTTATTTGGATGGGGTGGTTTATGTTAGATAGCTATCAACCCTTTCAATTGGGTTCAATTCAATGAAATATGTGAAGAAATGTCTTACCTACTTGTCCTATACCcactatattatttttattattgcagATTTGGATAAGCAGTTCAAGGAATCCCACATAATAGTAGCTGATTACGACCTACTAACACCATACATCTACAGTTTACCTCAAGCCAAATGGGTACAAGGAACATGGGCAGGCGTTGATGGTTTAATGGAAAAAGTTACTCAAACTCCATCATTTTCAATTAGCCGATTCACTGGAAGACATTTTGGTGCGTTAATGAGTGAATATGTTGTTGCTAACATTATAAACTTTGAGAGGAATGCATTTGAGATTAACCAGAACCAAAAAATGAAGCAGTGGAAGGTAGATGGAAAAATAGAAGAGCATAGAGCTATTTTTGATTTGACTGTTGGCATTTTAGGATTAGGCAATATTGGAGATAGAGGTACATATTATACTATTTAATAATCACATATTTTATATTCATATTATCTTCATTATTTCTTTCCTCAGATCTGAATTTTCACAAAAGATTCATTCTACCATGTTGTCACAGATCATTAATCATTTAGCCATTACATCAAACTTGGTATTTAAAGGCAAAAAACTAGCGCAGTCGAAAATAATCGTTAACAGTAGACCAATAGACCAAAGATCACATTTTCAATACTTGGGATGCAACACAAGTTTTGAATATGATAACGATATGCAGTCATACTATCCTCGTGAAGACGCAACATACAAAGCTTAATTTTTGTAGCGAAGAAGAAGAGAACTTAAGTATAGTGATAATATAAACACCGACATctgtatagaaatgtaagtttttagacatttttttatttacttctatgTTGACATTATACCTTCTTAGTAATTTAAAAAGATTACCTGAAAACCCCTCCGAAAACCTAATGttatatttactaaaattggGAAGATTGTGATGGTCTATAAATAGCAGTAAACACAAAAGCTTTTTTACGGGTTGACTGGAAGGTTTTTCTGCGGTTTTATATTCGGTAGTAAATAGataaaagataaaaaagttaATAGAAGTTGACGTGCAAACAAGTATCTAGATGAGGcagcagaagaagaaatttttagATCCTGATGTCTATTTGATAAAAGTAAGGTAACAGAGACggaggctgcctgaatgaaacaatatggagaaataaaaatatcgggaaagaaacgaaaggcagaatttacaaaacagtcatcggaccagtaatgacatacgcggcagaaacacgacctgacacatagaggacaaaaaggatgttagaaacaacacaGATGAAACATAcagatgaaaaattgatggtaagacactatgggacagagctagaagtacagatatacggcgtagatgcaaggtggagaacatcatagaagagtagaatggaacgatcatattagccgaatgacaacaaatagagtagtaaagacggcaagagacggttccccaataggaagacgattagtaggaagaccacgaaaatgatggaacgacaacttactggaggcacattgaaaaactgACAGTGTCTACataaacagaagaagaagaagagataaaTTGCTGGAACTGATGAAGCATATGAGAAGTAAGATGAATATTATATCTTTGAAATCTAAGAACTTTgaaaaggaatttttttaaataaaaattttaaagggCCGATAAGTATTATAAAAAGCATATGCATAACAGATGTCTAGAAAGACAGGTCCTTAAAAGAATTTTTGGATCAAAGAAGTCAAAAAGGAGAATAAAGGCGATTATTCAACAACAAAATTAGAACGCATAGTTTATGCCATTAGTATATTACTTTTTTCATTTCTATTTCCATATCCAAATGTATAAAGGTTAACTTTAACGAAAGTTCAAGCTGAAGATAGCCTCAAATGTCAACCATGGAACAAAATATTTCGTTTTGGCAGTGTTtggatgtttttataatgcatattttATGtggtatgcttcaaatataaagagagaaagctattaaaaagtacattttgatattatatagtatattataaattctgcaatttttaatttatataaaacaataataagtaaatatttgtttcttttgagaTTACTTGCAAACATCTGTAGCAATCTGGCCACTGGTGGTTTGATGATTGCCAAACCGAAATTTTTgtccatggttgacatttgcgacTATATTCATCTTGTACTTTCGTTAGAGTTAACCTGTATAAATTCATACatccataaattattatatcAGTATTATTTTCATtccatattaatatattttatattgacgctaaaaaaattaatgtttagtGGCTAGGACGTTAAACTATATGGGCGCTGTTGTTATTGGCTACGGAAGAAGACCTACCTTAAACCTGGAAGATAATCCTCATATCTCGAAGTATTTTTCGAACCATATGCTTCCACAGCTTTTGCGAGAATGTGATTATGTTGTTAATACTCTGCCCGAAACTCAAGAATCGAAAGGGTTGTTAAATGGAGATCTTTTAGAAAACTGTAAAGGTATGTATATCACATTTATAGTTGTTTACGCAACAGATACTAACGAGGGTCCATCATCAAGCGATTTATCTAATgattttttatttgcttttaatttttaacattaacaaacaTAAACAACTCATAACCTGAATTAACATGCTGTCATTTTTCATGTAAAAAAGAACATGACAATTTTAAATCAGCTGGCCACGTACCTAAGAGGTGGAGGCCATAAAACATATAGAAGAAAAGTATGACATTTGACATCCgcagataaaatatttattggTTTCAACCTTAGACAAGGAAATAGAGAGGACATGTAACGCTCATTTAACAAACCTTCGCAAAGTGAAGCCAATTTGAATGCGACCGCCATGTTTTGGTGCCTATACGTTGCTCATTACTACCCCTCGCAGTAGTAAGAGTAGTACTACAACTCATAACGAACAAACAGAACTATTTATGCTTATGATACAGCTATGGTAGCCCAGGTAATAATCTTTAACGAACTCGAGGAGAAACTAACAAATACTCTAAAGTAAGTCTTAACGCTATACTATGATCAAAACCGTCTGAAACCCAATCATACAAGAACAGGTGCGTGCTTTCCATCTCAGAAACAAATACGCCTGAAAGATGCTGGAGGTGAACTGGCGTGGCCAGATGCTAGGTACCAAAATATCTCGTCATTCGATAGACAGAACTTTGTCTTATAGATACCACTGTCTGTTCACCATctgaaaactaataaaaaatgggGTGCACAACTATACACTCTCCTTACCTATGCATTAGCATTATGTTTTGACGCTGCGTAATTTGCAGCACCAATGTGGGCGAATTTTGCCCTCAACGTGGCCCTCGATAAAACAGTCCGTATAGTATCGAGTTGATTGAAACCAACACCCATCGAAGAGCGTTACATAATATGTAGTCGAAATTTCTCCACCACCCATAAGGATACAGGTCGCGTTAGAGAATAAAAGAAGCGGGAGAAGCAGGATCGAAAAGTCTCCCTGTATGAACATTAAACTCAGCCAAGCAGACTAACGTAGTTCGAGAGCttctaaataatattttgataagcagcaattgacagagctaacaacaatcaaaatcatctggtcatgataaacaatatcgctgttgtagataaatttgtgtatctgggctcattaataaccaacaaaggaggctgtactgaagaaataaagcggcggtcagcaatcgcaaaaagcgttatggcaaaattaacaaaaatttggaaaagccatgaaataactaccgatacaaaaatgagactagtaagaagtctagtttttccagtttttacttatgcatcggaatgctggatccttactgagaaagacaaaatgaacatagatgtatttgagatgtactgctggagacgaatgctgagaataccatgggtggcccgaagaacaaatgaatccatactggaccagctaaacataaagaaaagactaagaacacaaatatcagaacaaataataagctattttggacatgtacTTCGAAGAAATGgccttgaaaaacttaccatccagggaaaagtagaaggcaaaagaaatagaggtagatctcccacacgatacacggaccatattgttgctaccattggcgctccattgtcagaatgtgctagaatggcagaagatagaaaaacgtggaggaacatgcatcaggttaacgactaagaagaagaagaagcggcAATTAAAAGACTAAGAACTGGCGTCTCACGATGTGCTAGTAAACTGAGAAGATGGGGATACCAGGAGGTCGATATCCGCGATTGTGCACAAACATGAAAGACCTGCACAGACGACTACCTAATTTGAACAAATGACAGGGtgatgatttttcttttttttttaaattggtcaGAGTTTTTAGGAATTTTTACATCTTAAGTCAATGTCTTTCAGtccttgatttttttattattattttagataaaCAAACTGTGTTTATAAATGTTGGAAGAGGATCAATAATATCAGAAGAAGCATTAATTAGGGCTCTAGAGAACAAATGGATATCAGGAGCAATTTTAGATGTCTTTGAACGAGAACCATTAACAAGTGATAGCGCCTTGTGGAAAATGCCTAATGTAAgtgaatatttatttaatattattcagAATTAtttatctcttacataaatataCGCAAGTGTAACTTCTGACATAGCtgatacagtagactccctctataatgAGAACTGAAATCGCAGAAAAATTACTTCGTTATAAGCCAATCTCGTTATATCAAAcaaataatactgtgcatacatatgaatatgtagttttctaaaacattaacttcctatagtgaagccattcgaaGCAATATAAGAtactaaatattgttttattggcgtttttgaaaaaaagttgtttagttttattgtcaatgaaatacattaaacaaaaaagagttgtttacttttattgtcaatgatatacgttaaaacaaaaatctgtattctgtaaatctgt includes these proteins:
- the LOC140449552 gene encoding glyoxylate/hydroxypyruvate reductase A-like, with product MHSVISVLSRIKNIVPELQNALPNLTFHEVSNADLDKQFKESHIIVADYDLLTPYIYSLPQAKWVQGTWAGVDGLMEKVTQTPSFSISRFTGRHFGALMSEYVVANIINFERNAFEINQNQKMKQWKVDGKIEEHRAIFDLTVGILGLGNIGDRVARTLNYMGAVVIGYGRRPTLNLEDNPHISKYFSNHMLPQLLRECDYVVNTLPETQESKGLLNGDLLENCKDKQTVFINVGRGSIISEEALIRALENKWISGAILDVFEREPLTSDSALWKMPNVVITPHVSACSRSKDIAQLLKDNLEYYRKNLPIPATVDFNKGY